A segment of the Ochotona princeps isolate mOchPri1 chromosome 16, mOchPri1.hap1, whole genome shotgun sequence genome:
AGTCTTTCTGACTTTTGGCAGGAAGCTTGTTTGAGGTCAGACCTTCTCAGCCTTGGCCACCTGGGGGCATCTTTCTGACTCCCACTTGTTAGCCTTGGAGCCACTCAGTTCCCACAAATTTCAGCTCCTTATGGCTGCTCAACCTCACACTGCACAAGGACACTTCTGTGAAAATCACAGGACCTGCACAGGCAGTGTCAGATCATCATCTCACAGCCATGTTCAAGTGTCCTGGTGCACTGTTTAGGGTTATAGTGATATGGCAACACAATGACCTGAAATTACAGGGGCAAAGAAATGACAGAATTGTCTCCATTCTCTCATGGAATGATCCAAAGGGAACAACCCAAGTTTGTCGGTTGCTCTGTTCTACAGTCTTCCAGAGAGCCAAGGTCTGACTGTCTCTTGCTTCTGCCACACCCTCCCAGGAATTAACCTCTTGTGCCTGGTCAAGGCAGCTAAGTCCATGTTATAGCTCATGGAACTTCTGGGAAAATGGTTTATTTGGTATATTGGAGATGACCTGCAAGGTTAATCTTTCACTCACATCCTACTGTCCTAAATTAGGAATCAGGGCTTCTGGGTATTACTGTGCCTACGTGGGATGCTATACATCCATCCTATATTCCTCTGGCATGGAAGAAAGTATAGTAGGTTTGGATGAGTGGCCAGAAGTTTCTGCTGCATCTAACAACAGATTACCAAAAAGGTAGTTCCCATAACAAGATAAATACTACATGAGTaaattgaacaaatatttattaagtgccTATTATATGCCAGATACTCATTCTTATAAGATAGGAAAAATATTATTAACATAGGGTGGATGAAATTATGCAGCAATATAGTTATCtgcatttgaaagattttattgtcTCAGATAACAGAAGGCAATTGGGAAAAAAGataaggtgttttgtttttcttatttttttcccacctTCATATCAGGAAGAATAGTCACAACTGACAGCTTCTGGTAGCCAGAATGACTGTGGTTTGCGAAGCTCATTGCAGACCTTTTGGACAGATTTCTGCATACTGGTCTCACAAATCATAACTTGCTGATGCCCTCCTTAGGAAGGGCTAGGATTAGATTCTTGAGATCAATGCTCAAGTCAAAGGTGGGtttcttttccaaaataattatGGCAGCCAGCAAGGCAAGGTGCGAGGTTAGTCCCTTGATTATGTAAGTCACACCATTCTCAGGGTTTGTGTACTCAAAGAAATGACTGATGAAATGACAGCCAGCAAATGTCACTTGCTTCCAGTAGTAGACGCGTGGATGCAGGAAGTAGTCCAGAGGCACCAGGAACACATCTTGGACTTCACTGGGATTAGGCTGGGCTTGGAAGTTGTGGCCTATAAAGCCCACCACTGGGGTTACCCATATGTTATTCTGCAAGCAGAAAACAAAGAATATACAGTGAAATCTTGAAAGCCTGTGCCAGCTAGCTCGGCTAAGACACCAAATACATGTCAAAGCTGTCCGTGTCAGGTGTGCCGACCACCAGGGAAATAAAAAAGCCTCACCGACTATTGACAGAGGCCTTTATTGGGGACAAGTCCATTCTCAGGCCTTTTCTCTGCacaacagagaggcagagagaaagcggGGAGTCACAGGGACGAAAAGGCACACAAAGAAGCATGCAGGTGGCTTTTACACCCCTCCTGATGTGGAAACCGGAGCGCGTGCCGCTCTGGTCCTTACTAGGAGAGGAAATGCCGGGTGCAGCACGTCATTGGTCCACCAGGACTCCACTGCTCTGGTGATGTGCCAAATCTACACTGCCTCTTCCTGGTCCGGCAGGAGGAGTGACAAGTCATGTCCCATACAAACTCTGCCCACCTCCGTAGCTGCGGTATCCATCAGTCAGCTACCCAAGATTGTAGTCAAAAGGGAACAACTTGCTCCAGAATTAAACATACACCCCTGGGAGATGCGGGGAGTACCTGCCCTTCACAAGGTGGCAAGTGCGAGATGACTTGGTGAAAATAAACACCTGGGATGGCAGTCTGAAATGGCGATTTGACAATATTATATAATCCCTTGACCTAGCCATTGAATTTGTATATGTGTTTCGTAAATTCCTGCCAGCAAGAAATAATGCACCATGTATAAGGCTGAAACATATCTGGAGCTGCCCAAAGCTGTAGTTACCACCCTTCAGCTGGTGGATGTCTAAGCTGAGGTGAATTATTATTAtatccataaaataaaaaaactatacaaGTCAAGCTGATACATCCAGATCTTATTTCATATGAATTCGCTGCAACAGTCTCATTATTGCACTAACTAGAGAAGGGATAAATATTGTGAATTTAAAATTGGATGACAGTCTTACTCTCACAGTCTAAACATTTGGATGTAATCTTACAATGTGACAGACCCCTTTATCTCTCAGAAAGACAAGGGCAAAACTTGTAATATTATCATTTATTTCCATGTATGGGAACATTAATGCACAGATCTGTCACACATACATAAGCTATATCTAAAGTACTTTATATGGCACTATACAAGTTCATGGGACAACAGAATTGCAACATTTAAGTGTATCTCAATGCTAAGACTTCTGAAATCAGCACATAGCTTAGGCCTAATATATATCTTCTACCAATTTTTTGAACTACTCTCCTGTAGTTCACATTATATGATTATATGATTCACATTATatggtgtgtatgcatgtgtgtgttggaggAAGGATTTCATTTAACATGGGACCTGTTAAATGAACGACTTCCTGATCTAATGGAAATACTGAGAGAGATGCCTGAGGCTAGCGTGAGCAGATATCTGATCAGAGTTATGTGACACTGAAATGGAAAGTGTAAGGAATCTGCAGCTCCAGGTGCATCTCAAGAGTAGATGGGTGGAGAAAGCCAGCCAGGCACCTGGtaagcctgggaggcagagaaggtGACACAGATCCACAGGAAACTCTCAAAGGAGGGGCAGCTACCACATGTTTAAGAACAGAGACAACGCAGACCATTAACTGAATTAATGGTGTGCTCCAACATTTGCACCAGGAAGTGACAAGGGGAACCTACACAATTAAGACAGATGTTGTTTCAGCGCCACTGATCTTCACAACACTGTACCATCAAGACTTAAAACCAAATGGAATATAGTAGATGACCTAAGCCACTGGCGTTCCAGTTGTTACACAACATTAAAAAGTTGATCCCTACTTGTGATGCAGGTCCTTCACCTTTGTGGTATTCTTCACCCAAATCATGACCACCACCACCCTGCCAGTTTAACCAAGAGAAAACTATTAGATCAACCCAATTGGAAGGACATTCTACAAAATACCTGACTGGGCCACATCACAACTGCCAGGCTCACAAGGATAAGGGGAATCTTGAGAACCTGTCACTGACCAGAGAAGCCTCAGGAGGCATCCTGGATGGGTCAGGCTAGAAGGCAGGGGAAGGAAAATGCAGTACGGTCCCCTAACATGCCACAGTGATGGAAGATCCAGCCATCCCGGAAAATGGGCACAGGGCTCACAAGAACTCTCTGGTATTCTGGCaacgtctctgtaaatctgtaagaCTCAAATGAAAGGTTTACATCCAAATGTTTAGACTGGGAAAATAGTATTGTCATCCAACCTAAAAAACAATATTTATCCCTTCTCAAGTCAGTGTAATAATGAGACTGCAGTGGTGAATTCATAGGAAATAATCAGGATATACCAGCTtgggaatattttgttttttggggggagcgGGGGTAGAGTAGGCTTTTTTTGTCAGATACTGTCAAGTGAATCTTGACTCACGGAAATGCAGTTATGAACAGCCATGGTTATTAAGCAGCCTGCCTAGTGACCTCGGCAGAATGCTCCATTAACATCCCGTGGAGAAGCTTTATTTCATGGGTTGGACAGAAATGAAGGACTTTAAGGCAAAGGTAATGCACTGGTGGCCTCCAAGGGGATAAAATTTGGTCCACAGCACCCTGGAGCATGTGTTACTTTTGAcgtattgaatttttaaaataaatgtctacTGTAGGAAAGTCAATGTGAATGAGCACCAATGAGACATCAGAAGCATCTGGAGGGTTCCATGGAGCCCAACGCATGGAGCGCAACCTGTTTCcttctgggggcagggcaggaaacACAGTGCGGAAAAGGGGCTTGCCCACAGCCTCTTAGCTATCCAGGGACTCAGTTCATCCAAGGAGCTGGTCTGTCGGCTTTGTGGACAGTCCTCTCTGGGGTCAAGTGCGGACAAGCACTAAAACCGGAGGACCATGGACGCTCAGGAGAGGCTGGACGGGCCTTACTTGAAGCGGTTGTGGCAGCAGACAGCAGATAACCTCCACCTGGTGgggctgcagccccacttcctcctGGGCCTCCCGCAGAGCTGTGGCCGCGTCATTGGTGTCTGTAGGCTCCCACCGTCCTCCAGGAAAACAAACCTCACCAGGCGACCTTCTGAGCTGGATGTGAAGGAACAGAGCAGCACATGTGTTTCCAGTTTGGGAACCGTTCATTTTCCCCACAAACGCTTACTGAATGGAAGCATCTTGCTCAGGGACCATCCCTATCTTGATGGAATTAAGTAGTAAACAAGgttaagacagattttttttcccttttaaaagttTTCCTTGTAAGAAAATTTGGAACATTTCCTCACTCTTCATTCTCTTCTACTTAAGCCTGAAAGATACCACAAACGCATTAACACTGGTTGTAGGAAAGAGCTGAAACATGTATTAGGATAATGGACGAGTCTTACTAATCAGTTTCTTGAGCCTTTTAGTGTGTGCTTACCATGTTCCAGGAGTGCTACTTTataagaatttttgttttcactgaatCCTAGGAATAGTTCTATAAGCTACTCTTTTTCTTAATGAAGTGAAATTTACATAATATTTGCAACATGAAAACTTCACTGACTTTGAATATATTCACAGTGCTAAACCACTACCCCCATTATATATTTCTGGAATATTTTATCTCCCTCAAAACGACACCTGTTCTCCTTCCCCTGTTTCCGCTTCTGTCTCTGTGGATTAATGCAGTTTAGGTAATGTCATGTAGAAGGGAACCCCATGATATGTGACCTTTGAGGCCTGGCTTCTTCCATTCTACGTGTTTTTGAGGTTCTCCCCCTCCTACCTTGTATCCCATATCAGCCCTTCATCCCTCCTGTGGCTGAACAGCATTCTGCtacatatatgaaaatatgttACCATGTGTGTATCCATCTATTCACGGATGGACACATGTCCTACACTTACATCTCTTTATTTCTACTTTTGGACAAGGGAAGCAAGGTTCAAAGAAGTGAAACAACCTGACCAGGTTTGTGCAATGAACTGGGAAATAAACAACTGTTTAATTTTAGAAGCTGTGCTCTTAACCAGCACATCACAAGTTTAGTAGGAGTTCAACAAAGCACAGAAATGATCTGTGGTCTCTGGAGTTGTGAGCACGGACCCCAGCGGCATCTCCTTTTATCTCTGCATACCTGCCTGAAGGAACAGtttctgcttgggatgcccacatcctatgtcAGGGCTTAAGTCTCAgatctccttctgatccagcttcctgccaatgcacacccagggaggcagtacTGGCAGTCCAAgttcctgtgtccctgtccccatgtggaagatccacatttagttccaggctcctggatttaacctggcccagctctggctggtgtgatCATTTTGctaatagtggatggaagattttctctgtttctctttttctttccctgtctttataaaataaaatgaaagtaagaatCCTGAGCAAGGGGCAGAGAGGCAACAATCTCCACACTTCTGTCTTCTGCAGGACCAACCTTAGCAAGCAGACCCAAGTGGGTTTCTGCACACCTGGGAACTGTctgctgtcccctccctgctGATCAGTGTAGGAGGCTGCACGCACTTCTCACCACCGAGGCAATGACAGGGTGCAGGTGCATCCCGCAGAGCGACAGAAGTGGTGACATCAGCTATGGCGGGACCACGTGGACAGCCTGGCTCAGGTTAAGGATTTCACAACAGGAAGGAACTCAGAAGGCCAGTTCTTGATGTTGAGAAACTAAACCAAGAGATCATCCTGGCATTTTTTTTAGCCCCTGGACTGCCTTATAGATTTAAGGACAAACTAGAAGCGATGGTGTGACTGAGTCTCTGACAAATTAATGTGCTGGCATCGTCACACCCAGGGGACGATACCAGGAGATTGGGGCTTTGAGAGGTGACCAGGTCATGGGGGAAGATCCCTTCTTAGCATTCCtacctgttatttatttatttatagtagaGAAAGGGAAGCATTGCTACCTACTGATCACACCCCAAAtccctgcaatggccagaattaaaGAGGAGCCATCCCCACTGATTCCCAGGGTGAGGATTAGCAGGTAGGATTGAGAGTGTAGCCAGAATCCAGGCTGCCCAGTGTGGGATATGGACATCACTGTGGCATCTTCAACACTGACCCAAAAGCCCATTCCCAGGTACTTCTGTCACTCTGTAAAATCCTCAGAAGGGTCCTATGAAACAGGGgttaatattttttcttcccttggaactgacatggtggctcaacagactaatcctccaccggcatcccatatggacaccagtttgtgttcccatccagctcctggtttatggtctgggaggacagtggagggtggcccaaagccttgggaacttatactcatgtgggagactgagaagtaacttctggctgctggcttcagaatggctcagctcccaccattgtggccatttagagagtgaactagcagatggaatatctgttaCTCCTTCTtggcctctctctgtaaatctgccttttgaataaaataataataataataataataaatctttttaagaaatattttgtcTTCCCATTACAAATGAAGACATTaaggcacagagagggtgagCAGCTAAGACAACATCACACAGCGGGCAGGGATACAGCCTGCATTCAACAGGGACCTCAGCTGCTACAATCTGTGCTGCAGTGGGATCCAGTGGGGGATGAATCTCACACAGTGGTTGTTAGAAGAGGCAATATGTCCTTTTCTGCAAGGCCAGTCCCAGAGAGGGCAGGACTCAATGTCTGGAGACATGCAGGTCACAgaggtcgtgtgtgtgtgtgtgtgtgtgtgtgtgttactgccATCTGGCAGGTAGAAGCCAGATATAGCTAAACATCCTACAATGCACAGGACAGAACTCCTTAATGAGGAATTACCCAGGCAGGCTCAACTGCTAACAGGAGCAGGGTTAAGTGACCTTGCTCTAAAGGCATCCTAGCTTGCTAGCTagattccttctttttccttctgaaaaCATCTCTTGAGAATGCTGCGTCATCCAACACCTTCTTGTACCCCTTCAACATCACAGTTTTGAGGTGTATCACCATGACCTCGGACTGTATCACAGTGACCGTTCTCCAGGGCTTCTGAAGGGCCTGACGCCATGCCAGGAGCCTTTGGGTCCACTTACCTTCTCTGAGCGAAGGGTGAACAACAGGTGGAATTTTCCTTCTTTCCACAACAACGGTATGAGGACAGCATATTTGTCAGGGGATGAGCAAGAGTATCTGGCCCCAACATCATGCTTTTTCAAGCGAACCTTAGCAATCTCTATCAGATTGTTTCTAAAATGGAAACATGCCATTTTAGTAACCAGAACAGcagtaaacaacaacaacaacaaaacaaaaagcctccCAGTCCTGCCCATGTTGAATACCTGCCTCGTTGAATATGGGGCTTCCTATCTCATAGTTTTCAATAACATACAAGAAATAGCAACTCCTAACTCACATGACTGCTGGAGAGAGtaaatgagacagaaaaaaataaagtcctgAGCACACAATTTAGGCCATGAGTTCACTATAAGTcttcagttaaatttaaaaatcaacgaGTGGTAAAATGCCAATTTTCAATAATGGAAGTTGAACTTTCCATTCTGTTACATTCAGACAAGCCAGGTTCACCGAAGAAGGCCCTGTAAGGTTAGCCCACCTCGTACCATGACCCTCACATCCTGTCACGAAGCCCTCATGCCGTCACGGCTCTAGCACCATGGTTTCGAGTCTCAGTGGCAAGAGGCTCCTGGGCTCAGGCCTCAACTGTGACTTGGTGGAGGGCCTGAGATTTCATATTTGATTCCAGCTCCTTGTATGGACCCAGGGAACTGTCTGAATTCATAAGTGCCCACGGTGTCTTGTTCACGTGTACTGGTACACTTCTAACAGGTGCATTTCCGGTTTCTGGTGTATATGGTGACTGGCGTGGGGTACatttcttccctctccccaacTTTCTATACATGTAGAATCACGGAATGTGGATTTTACTCAGAAATAGGCCCTTTGTTGATGACATCAGTTAAGTCTCATTCAAATGAGATCTAGAGTTTGGGTATTCCCTAAATCCCATGACTGGTGTCCTCGTAAGATGACACAGAGAGGGGGTGGggttgtggctcagcaggttaagcccTGCTTGTCACAgtgtcccacatcagcgtgccggCTGGAGGTCACCTGCTCCATTcctgtctgtcccagccctggccacagcagccactcaGGGATATGCTTCATGGGCAATCTCTCTGTCAATCcacttttgaaaataaatgaattaagaaaaaatacacacacaaaaaagaaggtGCTGAAAGAATGGGAGGCTGAAGTGATACTGCCATAGGCCACGTGGGGCCAGAGGTCACCAGGAAATTgtaaggggcaggggcagggtcccccACCCAGGGGTGACTGGAGCACGGCTTTCCAGACGCCTGGAGTTTGGACTTCCGTCCTTAGAACCATGCCAGGATTCAGGGTCTGTTGCTCTGGGTCACCCAGTCTGTGGCATGCTGTCACAACAACCCAGGAAATGGACCCTTGCTCTAGGAGGACTCTGCTGCCGTCTGAACTCCAGGATTCCAGGTGCTCGCGCAGCGTGACTGAGTGACCGCAGTGGGTTTCAAAAACGACCTAAATGACCTACAAAGAGACCTCGAATTCCGGCACCTGGGTTTCACACTTTACAGGCCACATCGACTGGCACACCCCACATCCAGAAAAGGCAAATGGACGGACAGCCTGGTGAGTGGACTGAGCTGCCAGGCTTTCTCTTAGGGAGAAGCCAGAACCGGAGACCCGTGCCGGGAGCGGAGTGACTGGCAGAGGGACTGCCCGGAGCACTGGACGCCCCGCGGGAGGCCGGAGGTCCCCGCGCCCACAGTGGAGCGTGCGTGCTCAAGAGCGAGAGCGCTGCCAAGGGGGCCAGACCCTCGCGTGTGCACACCTTGTGGGTCGCAGCCAGCTCGGGTATGAAGGTCCAGGACCGGAGCCCGCCTGG
Coding sequences within it:
- the NUDT7 gene encoding peroxisomal coenzyme A diphosphatase NUDT7, with amino-acid sequence MSRSCSPQELDRNNLIEIAKVRLKKHDVGARYSCSSPDKYAVLIPLLWKEGKFHLLFTLRSEKLRRSPGEVCFPGGRWEPTDTNDAATALREAQEEVGLQPHQVEVICCLLPQPLQNNIWVTPVVGFIGHNFQAQPNPSEVQDVFLVPLDYFLHPRVYYWKQVTFAGCHFISHFFEYTNPENGVTYIIKGLTSHLALLAAIIILEKKPTFDLSIDLKNLILALPKEGISKL